AGAAGCTCACGCAGGTGCCGCCCTGGCACGACGGGAAGTCGCCGCAGCCGGAGGGATTGCACGAGAAGTCGTCACAGGACCCGTTGCACGACGCGTCGCAGGTGGCGCAGCCCGGACAGGTGCAGACTGTCTGGCAGGTGCACTGTTCCCCGAACACTGTCCCTTTCTCCTCGCGCATCGCGGTTGTCTCAAAGCTGTCCACGCGCAGGTCGTCCAGCTGCAACTTGAGCTTCTGCATGGGTTCATCCCCTTGTGCTGTGTAGTGGTATCCGGCGCGGCAATGCGTCCAAACGAAGGTTCTTACGCAAAATGTGGCATTAATGGAATGCACGCAAGCCTACGATGATCCTCAGCACTGGCTAAACAGAATCAGCAGAGTTCACGGAGCGGCGAACGGCGGTATGCGGCACCGGAGCCCACACGCGTCCCGCGACGCGGATCTGATCAAACGACATAGGGGCTGAGAAAGAGGCCTGAGTCAACGGACGGCAGAATGGGCAGCAGACAGGAGACTAAAAGCTAAGTGCTTGCACAGGCCGCACTAGCGCAGACGCTACGAAATACCTCGTAAACTGCATAAGGCTTCAGCAGCAGTGCGGCCGCGGGCTCCACTGCGTTCAACAGTCACCCGTGTGGGGGCGAGGCCGGGCGGGCGCGGCAGGCCTCACCCCCACGGGGAAACTGAGAGATCCTGAGCACTCAGCACTCAGCACTCAGCACTCAGGACTCAGCACTTCGCACCTCGCACTCACTGGTGGTACGTCGGTGCGTCGGGCTGCTCGCCGTGCGGGTCGCTGGCGCGCAGCTGGCGCAGCAGCGCGGACGCCTTCGCCACGCGGCTGCCCAGGTTGCGCGCGCTGGTCAGCTCCGACTCCACGGGCTGGCGCGAGCCGTCGGGGCCGGCCAGGGTGCCGGGGCCGTACGGCGAGCCGCCGACGCCGTCGGTCACCATGATCTGCGGGTTCTGGCCGTACGGCGTGCCCACGAAGATCATCCCCAGGTGCAGCAGCGGCACCAGGCTGGTGAGGATGGTGCTCTCCTGCCCGCCGTGGATGGTGGCCGTGCTGGTGAAGATGCCGGTGGCCTTGTCCTCCAGCTCGCCCGCCTGCCACAGCGCGCCCGTGGTGTCGATGAACTGCTTCACCTGGGCGGGCATGTTGCCGTAGCGGGTGGGGATCCCCCAGACGATCCCGTCGGCCCAGCGCAGGTCGTCGTGCGTGGCCTCGGGGATCTCGCGCTGCGCCTCCTGCGCCTTCACGTACCACTCCTGCCCCGACATCGCCCTGCGCGCCTCCTCCAGCTCGGGGATGCGCCGCAGCCGCACCTCGGTGTCCCGGACGCCCTCGGCCCCCTCCACCACCGCCTGCGCCATGCGGTGGACGTGCCCGTAGCTGCTGTAGTAGACCACCAGCACCTTCGTCGCCATCCTCCACCTCTCTTCCCCGTCTGTCCCGAGACCCACCGCCCGCCGAGGCCCCCCTCGCCGGCGGGCAACCGCGCTGCACTCCCCGCACCCGACCCCGTTACAGGAGCAAAGGCCGGACGTGCAAACGATTGCTCAGGGCTGAGCGAGGCGCGGGCGCGGGACCGTTCTCGTCGGACAGCGACGCGGCGTGCTATTCCCGAGCGCCGTACCGCTCCAGCAGCGCCACCAAGTCCGGGTTGCCCCGGGCGCTGCCGAGGACGCTCATCTCACGGTAGCAGTCGTCCCTGTCCCGATACGGGACGTTCAGGTTCGCGCCCTTCTCCAGCAGCATCCGGGCGATCTCGACGGGCTCCGTGGTCGGCCTGACCCATTGGCCGACGTAGTCCGCGCTCGCCACCGCGGCGTGCAGACACGGCTCGGATTCGAAGTACCCCGAGGCCCGTTTCTCGTATTCCGCGTCGGGGCTCGCGCCATGGGCCAGGAGAAGCTCCACCATCGCCACGTCGTGGCGCTTGCACGCGACGTACAGCGCGGGCTCGTACGACATCCCGTTCTCCCACTCGTGGACCGCGGCGTGGCTGGCGGACGCCCCGCTCCCGAGGGCTGCGGCGGCCGCGTCGAGGTCCCCCCCGCTGCACCGCCCGATACAGCCTCTCGCCGGCTGCTTCCGCCCCGACCTCGCCGGCCGGTTCGAGCGGCGCTGCGCCGGGAGAAGGACTTTCACCCAACGCCTCTTCCGCGCGGCCGGTGCGAGCGCTCCGTGGCTCGCCCGGCGCCAGGACGCGGGCGACGCGGACCGCGACGAAGACGCACGCGACGAAGATCGGGACCCAGAGTACGACCTGGTCCTGAAGCATCAGGGATTTCCTCTTCGACGATGATTTATCCGGCCTGCGACTCGAGCGCGCGGATCGCCTCGCGCACCACGTCCGGGAGCGGGACCTTGCGGTTGGCGGCGTAGTCGAAGGCGACCAGCACGCCGCCGCCCTCGGCCGCGACGGCGCCCTGGGCCCGGCTCACCAGCCGGTACTCCTGCGTGAAGCGGTCCTCGCCGACCTCCACGGTGCGGGCGCCCACCAGCACCGAGTCGGGCCAGGTGAGCGGGCGGCGGAAGCGGGCGTGGGTGGAGTGGAGGATCGGCCCCGCGCCCTCGGCCTCGCCCTCCTGCCGGAAGCCGATCCGCTCCAGGTACGCGATGCGGGCGCTCTCGAAGTAGCGGAAGAAGATGATGTTGTTGACGTGGCGGAAGTAGTCCATGTCTCCCCAGAACACGGGCAGCTCCACCACCACGGGGAAGCCGTCGAGCAGTCCCGAGCCGGCGTCGGTCATCTGGCCTCTGAAAAGAAGTACGAAAGTACGGGAGTACGAGAGTACGGACTTCGGGCGATGGCGGCGGACGAGCACGGGTCCGAACGTACTTTCGTACTCTCGTACTTTCGCACTCAGGTCGTTCCCGTCCCCATCCCCGCCGCCCGCCCCGTCGCCCACGCCCAGCAGAAGTTGTAGCCGCCGATCGGGCCGAAGCAGTCCAGGATCTCGCCGCAGAGGAAGAGGCCGGGGACGATCCGGCTCTCCAGCGTGCGCGGGTCCACCTCGCTCAACGGGACGCCGCCGCCCGTCACCTCGGCCTTCCTGTAGCCCTCGTCGCCCGTCCAGGGGAGGCGGTAGCGGGTGAGCGCCTCCACCAGGCGCGTGCGCTCGTCGCGGCGGAGCTGTGCGAGAGGGCGGTCTTCGTCGATGCCGCACTCGGCCAGCAGCGTGTCGGCCAGGCGCGTGGGGAGGTGGCGGCGCAGCAGGCCGGCCACCGTGCCGCCCGAGCGCTCCAGCAGCAGCCGCTCCCACGCGGCCGCGTCCAGCTCGGTCCAGCGCGCGTAGACGGGCTGCCGCGCCGGGTCGCGCGCGCGCACGGCGGCGTGCGAGACGTCCAGCACCGAGGGGCCGCTGTAGCCGCGGTGGGTGAAGAGGAAGCCGCCGTGCGCCGCCAGCACCCCGCGCTCCAGCGGCGCCTCCAGGTGCGCGGTGAGCGAAACGCCGGCCAGGTGCGCGTGCGCCGGCGGGTCGGCGGTGAGCGGGGTGAGCGCCGCGTACGTCTCGTTCAGCGAGTGGCCGAGCTGCCGCACGATGCGCATCCCGGTGCCGTCGCTCCCCGTCTGCGGCACCGAGAGGCCGCCGGTGGCCACGACCACCTTCGCCGCCTCAACAGATTCTCCTCCCTCCAGCCGCACGCGCCAGGGACCGCCGTCCACCGGCGGGTCCAGGCCCACCACGTAGGCGTCGAAGCGCAGCCGGGCGCCGCGGCGGCGCGCCAGCTCCAGCAGGCCGTCGCGCACCTGGCGCGCCCGGTTCGACTCGGGGAAGAGCTTCCCCGTCTCGGGCTCCAGCACCAGCCGGATCCCCACCTCCTCCTCGAAGAAGCGGCGCTGGTCGGCCAGGGGCCAGGAGAGGAGGATCTTCTTCAGCGAGTTGGCGGACGAGGCGGTGAAGTACTGCGCCGGGTCCATCCGCGACGGCAGCACGTTGCAGCGCCCCCCGCCGCTGATGAGGATCTTGCGCCCCCCGTCGCGGGTGCGCTCCAGCAGCAGCGTCGGCCGGCCCGCCGCGGCCGCGAAGACGGCCGCCATCGTCCCCGCCGCCCCGGCGCCGATCACCGCGATCGGCAGCTCCGCGTCTCCAGCCAATTTCCCCCCGTCCCATTTCGCGTCCGGCCCCGCGTCGGAGCGGACCAGAATAGCGGCTCCGCGCCTCCCCCGCACCGCCGGAGCAGGTCGGGGAAAGCGAGGACGTTGACCGGCGCCGTCCCGTACACTATGTTCACTTTATGAAAACCGAACACTCCGAACGACTGGACGACATCGAGGACGGCGGACAGGATGGACAGCCGCTGCAGCCGGGGGGGATCGCCCCGGAGCTGCTGCGCGAGGTCCGCAACGCCCTCGAGATCCGCCGGGCCGAGACGAGCCTGCGGGCCACCGCGCGCGAGGTGGGGATCAGCCCCACCGGGCTCAGCCAGCTCCTGCAGAGCGCCATGCCATACCGGCGCACCGTGCAGCGGCTGCTGGCGTGGTACGCCAACTGGCTGGGCGCGCGCGGCTCGCGCGACGTGGCCACCGAGCACGCGCTCTCCGTGCTGCTCGACCGCGTCCCCCCCGACCGCAAGGACGACGCGCGCCGGGACGTCCTCGAGGTGCTGGACGAGTACCTGGCGAAGTGAGCCGGCGGGCCGGAGCGCCCGGCCCGCCGGCGCGCGGGGGTCACATCCGCGGATGGCGCTCGCGGTCGGGCGTGTCGCTGTCGCGGCTGCCGGGGCGCGCCTCGGAGACCGAGCCGTCGGCGCGGACCTCCTGCTTCCCCTCCTTCTTCAGGTCGATCCGCTCCTGGTGGCTCGCACCCGGCCTGGCGTCGGTGTGCTGGTGGCTGGCGCCGGTGGTGGCGCCCACCTCGCTGGCGCTCTTGCCGTGGCGCTCCGCCTCGCGCGCGGCGGCCCGCTTCTGCTCCTCGCTGCCTTCCATCTTCTTCCCGCCCATGCACCCTCCTCTGCTGCGGTTGGGAGGCGGGGAAGCGGCAAGCATCGTACCCTGGACCCGTCGCCCGTCCCGACCGGCATCTGTATGGCCGCCGCCGGGGATGCCCCCTCCCCGGCCCTCCTCCGCCGCGCGGGAGAGGGAGAACCGCGACCGGTCCGCGCGCCGGCGCCCGCGGCGCGCATCGGGACCCGCCCCCGCAGCCCGGAGGGCTTCCCGTGGTTCCAGCGGGTGTCTTCAGGCACTCGCCGGGCGCCGCCGGGCACCGGGGCGCGCCGCTCCATTCAAGTGTTTTCACCGCAACCGCTTCGTTGGCGCCGTGCCCGGAACGTGGTATGCTTCGTGCCTCCTCGGGGGGGGGGCCGTCCGGCCAGAGACCGGCCGCGGCAAACCCAGCAATTCAGGTGCACGATGAGTCCCCAGCCGACCCGGCGCGACCCCCGCCACGAGCGTTCCGCGTCCCCCACCGCCCCCGCGGCGGAAAGCGCTTTCACCCGGCAGATCGACTGCGCCGACGCGAAGCGCGCCGAGGCGTCCGAGGCCGCCCCCGCGCGCGGCGGCGGGCTGCGCGAGCCCCCGGCCCCCACGCACGAGCACGCCCGCTAGAGCCGGCGCCGGGACGCCGGCATTCCTTCCTCCTCGACCTCCTCATGTCCGAAGCACACGAGCAGTCGGCGGCCGCCGTGGCCGGGTTCGACCCGGACGAGCTGCGCATCTCGCGGCTCAGGGCGCTGCGCGGGCCCAACTTCTGGCGCCTGGCCCCGGTGATCGCCTGCGACGTGCGGCTGGGCGCGCTGGAAGACGTGCCCACCACCCAGATCCCCGGCTTCAACGAGCGGCTGGTGGAGGCGCTCCCCACGCTGGCCGGGCACCGCTGCTCGCGCGGCACCCCGGGCGGCTTCCTGGAGCGGCTGGAAGAGGGCACCCACCTGCCGCACGTGCTTGAGCACGTGTCCCTGGAGCTGCAGAGCCTGGCCGGCTCCGACGTCTCCTTCGGGCGCGTGGTGGAGAGCGGCGACGAGGGGGTGTGGTGGCTGATCGTGGCGTACGAGGAGGAGGACGTCGGCCTGCAGTCGGTGCGCGACGCCGTGCGGCTGGTGCGGGCCTGCATGGCCGGCGAGCCGCTCGACGTGGAGAAGACCGTCGAGGAGCTGCACGACCTGCGCGAGGCCGTCCGCCTGGGCCCCTCCACCGCGGCGATCGTGGAGGAGGCCGACCGGCGCGGCATCCCCGTGCGCCGCCTCAACTCGTACTCGCTGGTGCAGCTGGGGCTGGGGAAGAACCTGCGGCGCATCCAGGCGGCCATGAGCGACTACACCAGCGCCATCGGGGTGGAGATCGCGCAGGACAAGGAGGACACCCGCCGCGTGCTGGGCAACATCGGGCTGCCCGTCCCGGAGGGCGACATGGCGCCCTCGCTGGAGCGGGCGGTGCACCTGGCGCGCGAGATCGGCTACCCGGTGATCCTGAAGCCGGTGGACCTCTCGCACGGGCGGGGGATCTCGGGGCGGCTGGACGACGAGGAGGCGCTGGTGCGCGCCTGGGGACAGGCCGCCGAGGCCAGCCCGCGCGTGGTGGTGGAGCGCTTCGTCACGGGCCGGGACTACCGCGTGCTGGTGGTGGACGGGCGGGTGGTGGCCGTGGCCGAGCGCGTCCCCGCGCACGTGGTGGGCGACGGGCGGCACACGGTGCGCGAGCTGATCCAGGAGGCCAACCGCGACCCCCGGCGCGGGCGCGGCCACTCGCGCTCCCTCACCCGGCTGCCGCACGACGGCACCACCGAGGAGTTCCTGGCGTCGCGCGGGCTGTCGCTGGCCAGCGTCCCCGCGGCGGGCGAGGTGGTGCCCCTGCGCGCCACGGCCAACCTGTCGACGGGGGGAACGTCGATCGACCGCACCGACGAGATCCACCCCGACAACGTGACGGCGTGCGAGATGGCCGCGGGGATCGTGGGGCTCGACATCGCCGGGATCGACGTGCTCTCGCCCGACATCTCGGTGCCCTTCCGCGAGAACGGCGCGGTGATTATCGAGGTGAACGCGGCGCCGGGACTCAGGATGCACACGCACCCCACCGAGGGGACGCCGCGCAACGTGGGCGCGCCGATCATCGACATGCTCTACCCGCCGGGCTCGCCGTACACCATCCCCGTGATCGCCATCACCGGGACCAACGGCAAGACCACGGTCACGCGCCTCACCGCGCACCTCTTCCGGCAGACGGGGAAGACGGTGGGGTTCACGACGACGGACGGCGTCTACCTCCAGAACCGGCTGGTGATGGAGGGCGACATGACGGGGCCGTTCTCGGCCAACATCATCCTCTCCAACCCCACGGTGGACGTGGCGGTGCTGGAGACGGCGCGCGGCGGCATCCTGCGCGCGGGGCTCGGCTTCGACGAGTGCGACGTGGGGGTGGTGCTGAACGTCTCGGCCGACCACCTGGGCCTGCGCGGGATCCACACCCTGGAGCAGCTGGCCGAGGTGAAGGCGGTGATCCCCGCCGTGGTCAAGCGCGAGGGCCACGCCGTGCTGAACGCCGACGACGACCTCGTCTACGCCATGCGCGAGCGCACCGGGGCCGACGTGGTCTTCTTCTCCACCATGCCCGCAGGCGCCAACCAGCGCTTCGAGGAGCACATCGAGCGCGGGGGAATCGGGGCGCGGGTGGAGGACGGCACCTTCGTGATCCGGCGGGGGCGGCTGCGCATCCCGATCGCGGGGGTGCGCGAGGTGCCGCTGATGATGGGCGGGGCCGCGCGCTTCCAGCAGGGGAACATCCTGGCGGCGATCGCCACCGCGTACGTGCAGGGGGTGCGCTACGACACCATCCGCGCGGGGCTCCTCTCCTTCTTCCCCTCGCCGTCGATGACGCCGGGGCGGCTGAACCTGCTGCGGGTGCGCGAGAGCCGGGTGCTGGTGGACTACGCGCACAACCCGGCGGCCGTGGGCGGGCTGATGGAGATGGTGGCGAACATCCCGGCGCGGCGCCGCATCGGCGTGATCGCCGTCCCCGGCGACCGGCGCGACGAGGACATCCGCGAGGTGGGCCGCCTTTCGGCGGGGCTGGACCACGTGATCGTGAAGGAGGACTACGACCTGCGCGGCCGCCCCCCGGGCGAGGTGGCGGCGATCCTGGTGGAGGGCCTGCGCCAGGGCGGCCTGCGCGGCGACCAGATCGAGGCGGTCCGCACCGAGGCCGAAGCGGTCGACCGCGCGCTGGAGATGCTGGGCGACGGCGAGCTGGTGGTGATCCTGGCCGACAGCGTGCCCACCACCCTCGCGCAGGTGCGCCCCCACGCCGCCGGCGCGGCGTTCTGACGTTCCTCACCCCGACGAACCCGAACTGGATTCATGCTGCCGACTCCAGCTTGCCCCGAACGTACAGCACTGCGGTATAGCGCCGCAGCGTTCTCATTAGACTGGTATCCCAATCTCATTCCGAAGCGTAAGCCTTC
This Longimicrobium sp. DNA region includes the following protein-coding sequences:
- the wrbA gene encoding NAD(P)H:quinone oxidoreductase, translated to MATKVLVVYYSSYGHVHRMAQAVVEGAEGVRDTEVRLRRIPELEEARRAMSGQEWYVKAQEAQREIPEATHDDLRWADGIVWGIPTRYGNMPAQVKQFIDTTGALWQAGELEDKATGIFTSTATIHGGQESTILTSLVPLLHLGMIFVGTPYGQNPQIMVTDGVGGSPYGPGTLAGPDGSRQPVESELTSARNLGSRVAKASALLRQLRASDPHGEQPDAPTYHQ
- a CDS encoding thioesterase family protein, yielding MTDAGSGLLDGFPVVVELPVFWGDMDYFRHVNNIIFFRYFESARIAYLERIGFRQEGEAEGAGPILHSTHARFRRPLTWPDSVLVGARTVEVGEDRFTQEYRLVSRAQGAVAAEGGGVLVAFDYAANRKVPLPDVVREAIRALESQAG
- a CDS encoding aminoacetone oxidase family FAD-binding enzyme, whose product is MAGDAELPIAVIGAGAAGTMAAVFAAAAGRPTLLLERTRDGGRKILISGGGRCNVLPSRMDPAQYFTASSANSLKKILLSWPLADQRRFFEEEVGIRLVLEPETGKLFPESNRARQVRDGLLELARRRGARLRFDAYVVGLDPPVDGGPWRVRLEGGESVEAAKVVVATGGLSVPQTGSDGTGMRIVRQLGHSLNETYAALTPLTADPPAHAHLAGVSLTAHLEAPLERGVLAAHGGFLFTHRGYSGPSVLDVSHAAVRARDPARQPVYARWTELDAAAWERLLLERSGGTVAGLLRRHLPTRLADTLLAECGIDEDRPLAQLRRDERTRLVEALTRYRLPWTGDEGYRKAEVTGGGVPLSEVDPRTLESRIVPGLFLCGEILDCFGPIGGYNFCWAWATGRAAGMGTGTT
- the cphA gene encoding cyanophycin synthetase; amino-acid sequence: MSEAHEQSAAAVAGFDPDELRISRLRALRGPNFWRLAPVIACDVRLGALEDVPTTQIPGFNERLVEALPTLAGHRCSRGTPGGFLERLEEGTHLPHVLEHVSLELQSLAGSDVSFGRVVESGDEGVWWLIVAYEEEDVGLQSVRDAVRLVRACMAGEPLDVEKTVEELHDLREAVRLGPSTAAIVEEADRRGIPVRRLNSYSLVQLGLGKNLRRIQAAMSDYTSAIGVEIAQDKEDTRRVLGNIGLPVPEGDMAPSLERAVHLAREIGYPVILKPVDLSHGRGISGRLDDEEALVRAWGQAAEASPRVVVERFVTGRDYRVLVVDGRVVAVAERVPAHVVGDGRHTVRELIQEANRDPRRGRGHSRSLTRLPHDGTTEEFLASRGLSLASVPAAGEVVPLRATANLSTGGTSIDRTDEIHPDNVTACEMAAGIVGLDIAGIDVLSPDISVPFRENGAVIIEVNAAPGLRMHTHPTEGTPRNVGAPIIDMLYPPGSPYTIPVIAITGTNGKTTVTRLTAHLFRQTGKTVGFTTTDGVYLQNRLVMEGDMTGPFSANIILSNPTVDVAVLETARGGILRAGLGFDECDVGVVLNVSADHLGLRGIHTLEQLAEVKAVIPAVVKREGHAVLNADDDLVYAMRERTGADVVFFSTMPAGANQRFEEHIERGGIGARVEDGTFVIRRGRLRIPIAGVREVPLMMGGAARFQQGNILAAIATAYVQGVRYDTIRAGLLSFFPSPSMTPGRLNLLRVRESRVLVDYAHNPAAVGGLMEMVANIPARRRIGVIAVPGDRRDEDIREVGRLSAGLDHVIVKEDYDLRGRPPGEVAAILVEGLRQGGLRGDQIEAVRTEAEAVDRALEMLGDGELVVILADSVPTTLAQVRPHAAGAAF